The nucleotide window CGTTTCTCTAAAAAAAAGTATCCCAAATCTAACTATTATCTAACTTTATAATCAAAGGGTAAAGATAGGTTGGTATGAATGTTGCTTAAGCCCCAACCTAAAAATcgatgttgttccaaaaccatcAAAGATGTTTCTTTAGTAAATCACAGTACAGTGGAAGTAAATCACTAACTGATGGAATTAAATGAAGTTTTAAAACTTACACTTGCGAAATCATCATCCCTTGCTCTGACTCTGATGGGCCTGCTGGAGGTCCTGTCCCTTAGCACCATGTTTTCAGGCCCCGAATTACTGTAAACATAGCCTTCATATCTGTCCTTCTCAAACTTTGGaggatttctgctttttttcaTTACATCAATAGTGACTGAAGTGGTGGCAAACTGATCTCTATTTAATACCTGGGAAGCCTGGGAAGGACAGATAAAGGAAGGTCATATTATCAAAATTAAGCAGTGAAAATTGTGTTTGCTCTCAGGCCCAACCAGATATGAGGATGCATATGTACACAAAACTTCTCAAAGTCTTCATAATGTGCACAAGAAACTCACCAAAACTAAGAGTGATATTGGGCCAGCTATATCTGCTGGTTTCAGCATGGATATGTTTCCAGATTTCTCATCAATCTGAAATATGTTGTCCTCATTTCCTAGGCAATTACAGAAATGATTGTGCAGTTCATGCTGAACATTGAGTGTGTAGGAGCAACAGTTATGTTAGTAAAAATGCTTTAATACCTCGAACAATTTTATAGCTTATCTCTTCATTTCTGCTTTTATCTCCATCTCTGGCATAAACTGGACCTGGCTGCAATTGCAAGGCTCCATCCTGGAAACATAAATTTAGTATTAATAATTTCAAAACAcacttttgcatttattaaagtaatagttcaccacAAAATTGGCAATCAGGCCATTCAAgatttagatgagtttgtttcttcatgggaacagatttggagaaatttagcattacttcACTCACCAATGGGTcctgtgcagtgaatgggtgccgtcagaataagagtttaaacaactaataaaaacatcacaatgactcacaagactccagtccatcagttaatgtcttgtgaagcaaaagAGGTGCCtgattataagaaacaaatccatcatttctTCTAGTTTAAACCATCACTTATGGCCATAATATGTATCCTTTATCCATAATATTGCCTATGGttttctctcacatcaaaatccacagaCATATTTGTATAGAAGAATTTTGGACTGTTCTTACTTGTAAATGGTCCTTAATGTGTGCATATTTCTTGATTCAGACTAGATACCTTTTTAACTGGAGAATAGAAGACTCATATTTTAGTCCAAAGTGATGAATTGAAGTCCAAAAAAATggatttataattaaaaaaatgcagcttttcaCCTGCACTCTCATTGTGAGGGCACCTATTCACTCCAGAGAatcctttggtgagcaagtgatttaatgcCTAAATGGCCTAATGGTGAGTCATTTTCAGAAAATTATCTTTTTTGTATGAAGTATTCTTTTAAACAAGGTCATAATATGAATGAAAATGTACCTGTTTCTCTGTTAGGTTCACCCTGCCCTTGTAGCCCAGGCTCAGGCAGAGTTTGGCATTACCAATGGTTACTCTTGTACATGGTTGAAACCAGGGAGGACGGTTATCTATGTCTTTAATATTGACAATAATGGTTGCTGAAGCGGTGAAAGAGCGTTCACCTGGTTGTGGTTGAAGTGGAGTATCCTGTAAGAGTCAAGAATTGCTTGTGTTATATGTCAGATAAGGAGAGAATTTATGAAATGatcatatttaaatgtaacaattttTACATACCTGCACATACAAGATCATTTTCACCTGTTGGATGACATCGTAATCTAAAATCTTGTTCACAAGGATGTTTGGCGTATACATGGTCTCAAGTCTGAAGTACCTATTCTGTAAAGAAATGtttatattaaaggaatagttagtATGCAAAAAAGTATgcaaaaaatatttagatttctAGGGCTGTAATCAACCAAAGAAAATCTTGGTCGACTGAAGTCCTGAAACTTTCGACTAAAAATCGACTAAAAAAGAcgttgtggagaaaaaaaaaaccgtACGTTACATTAATTAGATACGCACTGTGCTCATTACTTGGTAGCCTTGTTGTCTgcctaaattaattttaaataaacataaaaaactaataggctatttgcagtatattaaatcgtttttgacctaattattttgctctgaaatgagtctgacacacgagtctgtcgtctctgacagcggtgcatcacgtggacctgcgcaatatcatagcctgtgatttctgaaaacagtactatgttgtcaactagtgatatcacaagaacttttgaggaatgtgcaacataatttagaaaattatttttgtcatatgtTATAAGTATAACTGTCAGACACTATCATTTCAGCCGCTCTGCGCAGCTCGCACAGAACGAGGCTGAACATAAGAGCTCAGCTTCGCGGCTGAGACATGAATAGACTTttactagtgttgggcgatatgctcaattttcatatcgccctatcgtcagcctgagagatcgctgatacacgatactatggtgctaatttaattaattatctatgtactaaattccttattcgttttgtaaaggtagacctgctattggcatatgattaagttgtgcgtgtacagagcgctgactggaGTTGCGCCGGAGTTGTttaagttactttcggtttcattctctgctagcgtcagtgagtgagttgtaaatgtgcgtgcatgaatgtaaatgaatgaatcttgctttacccgtcatattgcgataatgttaccgctgtatgtctgaccgttgtcatcaggtgatgttgtagttcagttcatattgaatgcggagaagtgatgcgcgtgtaattcacgtgcatatgtttggCGCCATTTGATCGCATCATAATTCTgattaacgcatatagatgttacagaggtgaatgtttatgtttcctatatacagaccgattatgatacatcgtaattaattcagcctgaaccaatTCAGCCTgaacctctgttatcctaatgactgcaatgctaatataatataacactccctttagaatcagttaatctatcaccgtactgtatgatgaaaatctcccattttcactgcacgcggTGTGCTGAGGCGACGTGGCctctctatgcttgtgtttataccgcggcaaggaCCGCTGAGTCCACTagctttttattaaataaataatattcagcATCAAACCTTCTAAAGCCTACTTATCTGTCTCTCTTCTCCAGTGGGTTGGGCTAATCcaaaaaaagtgaaaacaatgggGGTGTTCTGAAAACAGACTGTGAAACAGGGGTGCTCTGAAAACACCCCCATTAGCAATTAGTGCGTTCCACCTGATGAAATGAGCGCGGCCAAACTGATGAAATGAGCGCGGCAAaaaatcgaccaatcagaattttgGTCGAACCAGACCGTATCGACCAATTAATCGACTTATCGACTGGGACGTTACAGCCCTATAGATTTCAGTTGTTACATAAAAAGTCTTTGATGCTTCAAATAGTTAATATAGATTTAATCCGTATAAATTGAGTGGTTTAATCCAATTCTTCTGAAGAGACAAGGTTgcaagcagtgttggggaaaattacttttaaaagtgatgcattacaatattgcgttacttccTAAAAAGTAACTATTTACGTAACTTAATTACTTttcaaagtaatgcgttactttttaaatctaggcagggcttgcttgtttgtttttaatataaaaagcaaatgtaaaagccctttcacaccaaaaagtgaaattaataaagtaaattcacgtctgtatgGAATGCAGCAGAATAAGGTTCAAAACTCttctgcaataaaaaaaaaaaaaaaactacaacaataacgcacaaatgttagtttatctaaagccatttttgcttatttgtatggttgaactggatcaaaggtcagcagcaagtaactgagatattttcttgtaaattaaaaagtaatgcattactttactagttacttaaaaaaaatcggATTATGTAAATCACGtaaattgtaatgcgttatcTCCAACACTGGTTGCACGCATGCATGattgagttgttgtttttttaccatATTTGTTGTGTTCTATGAGTGTTGATCATTGTTTATGTGAATAAAAGGCTAAACGATTCACTATTTATGTTCATCATATAACGaaattgtgtgttttgtttttcaaaaGACACAAACTTCAATTCATATTTACTATGTCAACTTTTTGAAGCATTTACCCAAGCTGACATTTTGGTTAAATACCTTTTTATTGCAAGGACAGAAACTttcaaatttcattaaaaatattttatttgtcctTCAAGGATGAACAaagtcttatggatttggaaccacatgaggacAAGAAACTGATAaatgttttttcatttttggttgaactactaTTCCTTTAACTTTCAGTCAGATCTTCACGCAAagcaagtgtatttttttttttttgacttgtaACAGCACAGTAGTCATGTAGTCATATGATGCTTTTATAGTTACTTTTATGGTACTTTCACTGTATGAAAAAGAGCAACTTGTGCATTCTGTTCATCTTCTCTTGGTATAACTTTTTTATCTTCTTGTTAGAGTAAAGGAATTGATTACTTACCACGCTCGGTTCCATAGAATAATACAAAACCTCAGAATCATCATCTATTGCTTCAATCAGGGCAATGCTGGTATTAACTGGTGTAAGCTGTGCAATACACACAAAATGCAACATTTATGAACTAGAATGGCAACATCCTTACATTGAGATTAGATTTAAAAACTGTTGAACAAGCTATAGCTGCCTGACTTAACTTACGACATCTGCGATTTTGGCATAACCTTTGCTGGTCCTATAACAACATTCATAGAAAGATGGTTCTGTTCCTAAGCTCATTTCTAAATTACCCCtgaatacataaatataatttagtttGATAAGCATGTTATTTAAGCCACAAACTGCACCTGAACCCTGTCCCTAAAATTGCTTTGGATTGATTGGTTGATAGGAATGTTGTTCCAGAACCAACAATTATTTAAAACACATCCTACTAGGACAAATGTTGAATAACAATATGCTCTCACCTCATTTATGTCAAGCATATACTCGCTTTGGCCAAATGATGGAGGGTTGTCATTGATATTCACAACACGAACGATCACAGTCAGAATGATCTGTagataaaatgtacaaatgaatATAAAATGGCAAAAGATATTACAGATGTAACAGCTGGCTTCATCTTTTTAAATATGAACAGAAAATAACTATTACATTAGAAAACATAGTATGAAGTGGCATccgaaaacaaatattaaatgttagAGGTTTTTTCACACCTATCTGCACTTTTTTAAGCGTTAATATAATAGGAGGTGAAgcgaggccaagtatggtgacccatactaggaaactgtgctctgcatttaacccatccaagtgcacacacacacacacacatgttgggtttacatgttctatggggacattccataggcgtaatggtttttatactgtacaaaccatactttctatcgccctacacctaccctacacctaaacctagccctcacaggagattttgcacacttttacttcctcaaaaaaactcattgtgcatgatttataagcctgtttcctcatggggacctgagaaatgtccccacaaggtcaaaatctactggtattcctatccttgtggggacatttggtccccacaacgtgatgaataccaggtacacacacacacacacacacacacacacacacacacacacacacacacacacacacacacacacacacacacacacacacccggagtagtgggcagccattgctgcggtgcttggtgccttgctcaagggactcaacTCAGTCGTGGtatattgagggtgaagagagtgctggttattcactcccccaacctacaatccctgccggacctgagactcaagcctgcaacctttgggttacaagtccaactctctaaccattaggccatggctgccccccTAATAGGGGTTATGTGCAACAGAAAGGTCTTGACACTTCTGGTTCATGCGTTTTGCAGATGTTTTGTTAAATATGAAGCGGTTTTACTCAAGATGCCTTCAAAGACGATACCAAagatgatcataaccaatgtccatcacatttttattcttttcactaacatttagatttaaaaatcaaataaaacatcGAAAATAAAAACAAGGTAGCTAGTTTAACTGAATACCTCAAAAGTCCATAGACATCGCCATTATTGCTATTAACACATTCTCCATACAGTCTAACCAGGTTTAATTTTTGATATTATTTACTAGTGTGTTCataacactatagttcatttatgtaagtgaggatagcaaaataaagtaaactgtgatatattatacccaaacattcttcttacagtggactaccagtagaATTGATAAAAAATTTGCGACCGAAAAATTactcagacactttgacctgaccatgttttgcttaagtgtgttttctttaattgctaatgcaaaccttttacaccacagactgaacaaatatAAGCATTGCtttgtaattggtcaacaaagttgtgtcatactaacagttttcTGAAATTTTTGGTTGAGATaacattacatacctttctatcaaagttatctgacattatcaagatgaatttgttccgaaacagttattgtcatattttattaccattttctaaagcaaataaactgtgataatgtgagaaatgttaaaggtgtccgaataaattttggtttgctAGTATACCCTATTACCTTTTAATCAGCTGGTTCAATGGAATTTGTGCTGTCCTTCTTTCAATTAAATTACACATGGGTTCATGTTTAATGCTAAAACATTTTTGCTTTGCAAAATACTTGGCTTTTTCTATACTTGGCAAGGAGTTGTGAGTAACTTACACTTCTCTGGCCAGTTTTATTACATCGGATCTGGACAGTTAGTTCTTCAGGACCTGAAAGTGTCTGGAAAACAATTTAATATCAGCTGAAGTTAGAATCAAACTTCTGTGATCTTCCATTGTGAATTTTCAGGAGCAGACAAGTGTTAAACCATGTTCAAACCAAAGTCATATCAGTTTCAGATGGTCAAGCCGGTGGTGTGGCTGATTAACCATTATCTAAATCAACTTGCATCATAAAATTACCATTAATGAATAGCTAGAAAGTAAACCATGTAAACATACAGTAGTTACCATCTGAAGCCAATGGAAGACAATGGAAAGTCATGAAATAAACATACTTCAAAGTCCAGGCCTTTCTTTGCTATCAATTCTGAACCTCTCAGATCGAAGGCATTCCCAGGATTCTCTGTAAGATTCAGTGTTACATCTTTTGTTGTTGTGTTAATAAGGACAACAACTATGTCAGCTGTGTTATTCTCTTTAATTGTCACAGGCTCTGAGGGGACTGTACAAACTGCGGAGAGAAAACAAATGTTACCATTTTCTCAGCATATTCTAGCAGATATGACCAAAATTTgttgtaaaataaaacatttctgtaCACATTCATATTTTACAGATATACAGTATTACTACAACAACATtgttgtgtgtgtttatatatttttaattgagatttatacacaatATATACACTATTATacattgaataaataagctttccattgatgtatagtttgttaggataggacaatatttggccgacaaCTATTCGAAAGTCTGGAATCTGAcagtgcaaataaaataaaaaaataataatattgaggAAAAaactataaagttgtccaaatgaagttcttggcaatacatattactaataaaaaattaaattttaatatatttacagtaggacatttacaaaatatctcaatggaatattatctttacttaatagcctaatgatttttgttttggcataaaagaaaaatgtataattttgacccatacaatgtatttttggctattgctacttaatactagttttgtggtccagggtcacatatgtctatgTACAGATATGTGACACTCTATGTCAATTTAGCTTTCTGAATCTGATTCTGATGTTAACATTTCAACAAATTTCAGTTCACTATTTAAATTTGCACTTATTTGTAGAATTGTCTTAAATAAATtgtcttaaatataatttaaactctAAACAGTTTTTATAGCACATTAAAGCTTTTGAGGGGCAGTTCATTTTTTGTGATGACACAATAAATGTAGgaaattattttaaacaactaGACATATTTTGAAGCTGTACGTTCCGGTTGTCTGTAGATAATGACAGTGAACAGACATGGCGTCTTTTATTGCCACTGACTGAGCTGAAATGACTTACATCATTAAAAATACCCACAGAGAGAGGCTGACACATGCCGTACCAACACAATAGCATTGCTGACAATAGTTTAGCAAATACTTAACAAAAACAAGAGTTACTTACTTTTCTCAGCAAAGCAGTTTTTGTGAAGGAATAATGCAAATAAACAGGCAAAGATGGTAGTTATGGATTTACGCTTAAATATCATGTCCATTTCCTAGTTTCTGGTGCACACAAATAAGTATGGAGGACTATGAGACCGTGGCACCAGCTGGTACTTCTTCACATAATGCATTGACTGTGCTGGCCGATGAGTGGGAGTTGACTCCAGTCGCAATGTTTGTGACTTCATTTTACGGTCATATATTGCCTAAAGGGCTTGCCAACAGTGGACTGCTCCCTCCCACCCAAATACTTGCATCTGTTTTTCAGGGGTCATTTTGTATTAGTGGAAGCACTGCGTGATGGGAGGATGTGAGAAATCTGATCATGTGAAATTACTTTTTCAATCTAACCAGATGACCATAAAATGAAAAATTTATACACCACTGGATTAATAAAAAGTTCagttataaaatagaaaatataaataatattaacaataatatttagGTAATTTTCACTGCTTAGGAATCAATGTTTagtgctttgtttttgttttttttacaataataatgaaatgtgaccatgggccacaaaaccagtcttaaatagcacaggtatatttgtggcaatagccaaaaatacatcgtatgagtcaaaatgatcaaattctCTTTTctttgccaaaaaatcattaggatattaagtaaagatgatgttccatgaagatattttgtaaatttcttatcgTAGATATCTCTTAAACTTAatgttttattagtaatatgcattgctaagaacttcatttagacaactttaaaggtgattttctcaatatttagattttattcctcccacagattccagatttttaaataggttagttgtatctcggccaaatattgatgatgtataaatctaaaaaaaaaaacaatgattttgtggaccagggtcacaaataccaACTGATATTTAGGCATAGTTACTGGACTGTATTTTGTATTGCAGTCAATACGAAATTGCAGTCAATACGAAATACAAAATACCGTAAATCCCCAAATACCAACTGATATTTAAGCATAGTTACTGGACTGTATTTTGTATTGCGGTCAATACGAAATACAAAATACCGTAAATCCCCTAATACAGGGCATCGCGGTCCAGGCCTTTATTAGAAGGAGGCCAGAATTAGAGGCAGGCCTCAATTTTTATT belongs to Garra rufa chromosome 3, GarRuf1.0, whole genome shotgun sequence and includes:
- the cdhr5a gene encoding cadherin-related family member 5; this translates as MDMIFKRKSITTIFACLFALFLHKNCFAEKICTVPSEPVTIKENNTADIVVVLINTTTKDVTLNLTENPGNAFDLRGSELIAKKGLDFETLSGPEELTVQIRCNKTGQRSIILTVIVRVVNINDNPPSFGQSEYMLDINELTPVNTSIALIEAIDDDSEVLYYSMEPSVNRYFRLETMYTPNILVNKILDYDVIQQVKMILYVQDTPLQPQPGERSFTASATIIVNIKDIDNRPPWFQPCTRVTIGNAKLCLSLGYKGRVNLTEKQDGALQLQPGPVYARDGDKSRNEEISYKIVRGNEDNIFQIDEKSGNISMLKPADIAGPISLLVLASQVLNRDQFATTSVTIDVMKKSRNPPKFEKDRYEGYVYSNSGPENMVLRDRTSSRPIRVRARDDDFASGINPDVRYEVQYSSYVNITTDGFMLLKKAVRTDSFAVQVRAVDVSTGEAGTATISVIVVPSVGVQSPDEGYRAGDMALLGFVMAALLVLCLIVIGYLISRVKKGNPDAFKSECLGPCLKFTQPPNRPSPRDSMQFTNDGFLNEGDTGRSRSRRAELRERRLDAVQAARVRVIPRERQRYCSSCGLQTHTNHSHHSPAVQTRGKANRHKVKSILAKERRKDDRQKTVWFKESEDSSDIEVEIIPDTIGLKPEEDIEKVEGDFVSPPPEDSEMELGDMTMLNIQDLSRETPISDSREGLNTERRDQ